The following are from one region of the Ischnura elegans chromosome 12, ioIscEleg1.1, whole genome shotgun sequence genome:
- the LOC124168702 gene encoding heterogeneous nuclear ribonucleoprotein M-like has translation MVNGYSMKILRDTGATIDVVAQKYVTPHMYTGETVWIQQALEVRDRFLPIAEVEVIGEFGRVFGKAVVVQNDLDRGVYILRNTTAELIEKCQLEQQEKHWINTVQTRAAKRRGERQSRFQPRSSSGGRDRDRGGRRAPADRRIYISNIPYEFRWQELKDLFRTEVGEVAYVELFSDDGEKPRGCGIVEFENAESVKKAVEKMHRWELKGRKLVVKEDFDIERDKYGRPMKGGSSGDGGGRGNAGMSGGSSRPRDEPRSSWQAPAPLPGLIGPTSPAIQNKWGNTYGLSPQFLECLGINGPLVSRLFVANLDYKVDEKKLRDVFRLAGKVTNAKLNRDKDGKSRGHGVVKFEHPVEAVQAISMLHNQLLYDRKMTVRMDRVNEKTEGLPSKLPEGLRGIGMGLGAGGNPLLDVSRAAVLPSVVSPSLGLNSTGRFADSPPLPRRSALGYSSGAVALPGGLSVGVGSLGALAGGGDIGSIGGSLGCSLGAGLAGVSS, from the coding sequence ATGGTAAATGGGTATTCAATGAAGATATTACGAGATACAGGTGCAACAATCGATGTAGTGGCTCAGAAGTATGTTACCCCACACATGTATACAGGAGAAACTGTTTGGATACAGCAAGCTTTAGAAGTACGCGATCGTTTTCTTCCTATAGCAGAAGTAGAAGTAATTGGAGAGTTCGGTCGAGTATTTGGGAAGGCTGTGGTAGTACAGAATGATTTGGATCGCGGTGTATATATTTTGCGAAATACCACCgcagaattaattgaaaaatgtcaattagAGCAACAAGAAAAACATTGGATAAATACGGTGCAGACTCGAGCGGCAAAGAGAAGAGGTGAAAGACAAAGTAGATTCCAACCCAGAAGTTCCAGTGGCGGTCGCGATCGTGACAGGGGAGGAAGGAGAGCTCCCGCAGATAGAAGAATTTACATCTCCAACATTCCTTATGAATTCCGCTGGCAGGAGTTGAAGGACCTCTTTAGAACAGAAGTTGGTGAAGTTGCTTATGTGGAGCTGTTTAGTGATGATGGAGAAAAACCTAGAGGGTGTGGTATCGTTGAGTTTGAAAATGCAGAATCTGTTAAGAAGGCAGTTGAGAAAATGCATAGGTGGGAgttgaaaggaagaaaacttgTTGTTAAGGAGGATTTTGATATTGAGAGGGACAAGTATGGCAGGCCAATGAAGGGAGGTTCCAGTGGTGATGGTGGGGGTAGAGGAAATGCTGGTATGAGTGGAGGAAGTAGTCGCCCCAGAGATGAACCACGGTCTAGCTGGCAGGCACCAGCACCTTTACCTGGTCTAATTGGTCCTACTTCACCTGCAATTCAGAACAAGTGGGGCAATACGTATGGACTGAGCCCACAGTTTTTAGAATGCCTGGGAATAAATGGACCCCTAGTCAGTAGATTGTTTGTTGCCAATTTGGACTACAAAGTTGATGAAAAGAAATTGAGGGATGTCTTCCGTCTCGCTGGTAAAGTCACTAATGCAAAACTTAACAGAGACAAAGATGGAAAGAGTCGTGGACATGGTGTGGTGAAATTTGAGCATCCAGTTGAAGCTGTGCAAGCAATATCTATGCTTCATAATCAGCTGTTGTATGATAGGAAAATGACAGTGAGAATGGACCGTGTGAATGAAAAGACTGAAGGCTTGCCCTCAAAGTTACCTGAAGGTCTACGTGGAATTGGTATGGGTCTGGGTGCTGGTGGAAACCCTCTACTTGATGTTTCTCGTGCTGCAGTGTTGCCAAGTGTGGTGTCCCCATCATTAGGATTGAATAGTACTGGTCGGTTTGCTGATAGTCCACCTCTTCCAAGGAGATCAGCCCTTGGCTATAGCAGTGGAGCTGTTGCCCTGCCAGGTGGGCTGTCTGTGGGAGTGGGCAGTCTTGGAGCTTTGGCCGGTGGAGGTGACATTGGCAGCATTGGAGGCAGTTTGGGATGCAGCCTTGGGGCTGGTCTAGCCGGGGTCAGCTCATAA